The Pan paniscus chromosome 15, NHGRI_mPanPan1-v2.0_pri, whole genome shotgun sequence genome includes a window with the following:
- the ISM2 gene encoding isthmin-2 isoform X3 yields the protein MRALRDRPGLLLCVLLLAALLAAARGLPVKKPRLRGPRPGSLTRLAEVSASPDPRPLKEEEEAPLLPRTHLQAEPHQHGRWTVTEPAAMTPGNATPPRTPEVTPLRLELQKLPGLANTTLSTPNPDTQASASPDPRPLREEEEARLLPRTHLQAELHQHGCWTVTEPAALTPGNATPPRTQEVTPVLLELQKLPELVHATLSTPNPDNQTMSLRRSGVPGLPAVGTAALASSRGLGPVAMAALSPRPVPVTCPPVLALRTRTPWASPVRSGSSWPTMLRTCMIKMWTAVRSG from the exons ATGCGTGCGCTCCGCGACCGACCCGGGCTCCTCCTCTGCGTGCTGCTGCTGGCGGCGCTGCTGGCGGCGGCGCGAGGGCTCCCCGTGAAGAAGCCGCGGCTCCGCGGACCACGGCCTGGGAGCCTCACGAGGCTCGCAGAG gtctcagcctccccagatcCTAGGCCtctgaaggaagaggaggaggcaccACTGCTCCCCAGAACCCACCTGCAGGCAGAGCCACACCAACATGGACGCTGGACTGTCACTGAGCCAGCAGCCATGACCCCAGGCAATGCCACCCCTCCCAGGACCCCAGAGGTTACTCCGTTGCGGCTGGAGCTGCAGAAGCTTCCGGGATTGGCCAACACAACCTTGAGTACCCCTAACCCTGATACCCAG gcttcagcctccccagATCCTAGGCCtctgagggaagaggaggaggcacgACTGCTCCCCAGAACCCACCTTCAGGCAGAGCTACACCAACATGGATGTTGGACTGTCACTGAGCCAGCAGCCCTGACCCCAGGGAATGCCACGCCTCCCAGGACCCAGGAGGTTACTCCCGTGCTGCTGGAGCTGCAGAAGCTGCCAGAATTGGTCCACGCAACCTTGAGTACCCCTAACCCTGATAACCAG ACTATGAGCCTCAGAAGGAGTGGAGTCCCTGGTCTCCCTGCAGTGGGAACTGCAGCACTGGCAAGCAGCAGAGGACTCGGCCCTGTGGCTATGGCTGCACTATCACCGAGACCCGTACCTGTGACCTGCCCTCCTGTCCTG GCACTGAGGACAAGGACACCTTGGGCCTCCCCAGTGAGGAGTGGAAGCTCCTGGCCCACAATGCTACGGACATGCATGATCAAG ATGTGGACAGCTGTGAGAAGTGGCTGA
- the ISM2 gene encoding isthmin-2 isoform X1, with protein MRALRDRPGLLLCVLLLAALLAAARGLPVKKPRLRGPRPGSLTRLAEVSASPDPRPLKEEEEAPLLPRTHLQAEPHQHGRWTVTEPAAMTPGNATPPRTPEVTPLRLELQKLPGLANTTLSTPNPDTQASASPDPRPLREEEEARLLPRTHLQAELHQHGCWTVTEPAALTPGNATPPRTQEVTPVLLELQKLPELVHATLSTPNPDNQRVPPRAAVSGALSFQPYHEELEAQSCPGPADACWQSRDSKPASLKLVTIKVVEDPQAEVSIDLLAEPSNPPPQDTLSWLPALWSFLWGDYKGEEKDRAPGEKGEEKEEDEDYPSEEIEGEDQEDKEEDEEEQALWFNGTTDNWDQGWLAPRDWVFKDSVSYDYEPQKEWSPWSPCSGNCSTGKQQRTRPCGYGCTITETRTCDLPSCPGTEDKDTLGLPSEEWKLLAHNATDMHDQDVDSCEKWLNCKSDFLIKYLSQMMRDLPSCPCAYPPEAMDSPVSLQDEHQGRSFRWRDASGPRERLDIYQPTARFCLRSMLSGESSTLAVQHCCYDEDSRLLTRGKGAGMPNLISTDFSPKLHFKFDTTPWILCKGDWSRLHAVLPPNNGRACTDNPLEEEYVAQLQEAKEY; from the exons ATGCGTGCGCTCCGCGACCGACCCGGGCTCCTCCTCTGCGTGCTGCTGCTGGCGGCGCTGCTGGCGGCGGCGCGAGGGCTCCCCGTGAAGAAGCCGCGGCTCCGCGGACCACGGCCTGGGAGCCTCACGAGGCTCGCAGAG gtctcagcctccccagatcCTAGGCCtctgaaggaagaggaggaggcaccACTGCTCCCCAGAACCCACCTGCAGGCAGAGCCACACCAACATGGACGCTGGACTGTCACTGAGCCAGCAGCCATGACCCCAGGCAATGCCACCCCTCCCAGGACCCCAGAGGTTACTCCGTTGCGGCTGGAGCTGCAGAAGCTTCCGGGATTGGCCAACACAACCTTGAGTACCCCTAACCCTGATACCCAG gcttcagcctccccagATCCTAGGCCtctgagggaagaggaggaggcacgACTGCTCCCCAGAACCCACCTTCAGGCAGAGCTACACCAACATGGATGTTGGACTGTCACTGAGCCAGCAGCCCTGACCCCAGGGAATGCCACGCCTCCCAGGACCCAGGAGGTTACTCCCGTGCTGCTGGAGCTGCAGAAGCTGCCAGAATTGGTCCACGCAACCTTGAGTACCCCTAACCCTGATAACCAG AGAGTTCCTCCGAGGGCTGCTGTGTCGGGAGCACTCAGCTTCCAGCCCTACCATGAGGAATTGGAGGCTCAGAGCTGCCCAGGCCCAGCAGATGCATGCTGGCAGAGCCGAGATTCAAAGCCAGCTTCTCTTAAGCTA GTGACCATCAAGGTGGTGGAGGACCCCCAGGCCGAGGTGTCGATAGACCTGTTGGCTGAGCCCAGCAATCCCCCGCCCCAGGATACCCTTAGCTGGCTGCCCGCCCTCTGGTCCTTCCTCTGGGGAGACtacaaaggagaggaaaaagacaGGGCCccaggggagaagggggaggaaaaggaggaagacgAGGATTATCCTTCAGAGGAAATCGAGGGTGAGGATCAAGAGGACaaagaggaagatgaggaagagCAGGCGCTCTGGTTCAATGGAACTACAGACAACTGGGACCAGGGCTGGCTGGCCCCCAGGGATTGGGTCTTCAAGGATTCTGTCAGCTACG ACTATGAGCCTCAGAAGGAGTGGAGTCCCTGGTCTCCCTGCAGTGGGAACTGCAGCACTGGCAAGCAGCAGAGGACTCGGCCCTGTGGCTATGGCTGCACTATCACCGAGACCCGTACCTGTGACCTGCCCTCCTGTCCTG GCACTGAGGACAAGGACACCTTGGGCCTCCCCAGTGAGGAGTGGAAGCTCCTGGCCCACAATGCTACGGACATGCATGATCAAG ATGTGGACAGCTGTGAGAAGTGGCTGAACTGCAAGAGCGACTTCCTAATCAAGTATCTGAGCCAGATGATGCGGGACCTGCCCAGCTGCCCGTGTGCCTACCCACCGGAGGCCATGGACAGCCCTGTGAGCCTACAGGACGAGCACCAGGGCCGCAGCTTCCGGTGGAGGGATGCCAGTGGCCCTCGCGAGCGCCTGGACATCTACCAGCCCACGGCGCGCTTCTGCCTGCGTTCCATGCTGTCTGGGGAGAGCAGCACACTGGCCGTCCAGCACTGCTGCTATGACGAGGACAGCCGGCTGCTGACCCGTGGCAAGGGTGCCGGCATGCCCAACCTCATCAGCACTGACTTCTCACCTAAGCTGCACTTCAAGTTCGACACGACGCCCTGGATCCTGTGCAAGGGGGACTGGAGCCGCCTCCACGCTGTGCTCCCCCCCAACAACGGCCGAGCCTGCACCGACAACCCCCTGGAGGAGGAGTACGTAGCACAGTTGCAGGAGGCCAAGGAGTACTAG
- the ISM2 gene encoding isthmin-2 isoform X2 has translation MRALRDRPGLLLCVLLLAALLAAARGLPVKKPRLRGPRPGSLTRLAEVSASPDPRPLKEEEEAPLLPRTHLQAEPHQHGRWTVTEPAAMTPGNATPPRTPEVTPLRLELQKLPGLANTTLSTPNPDTQASASPDPRPLREEEEARLLPRTHLQAELHQHGCWTVTEPAALTPGNATPPRTQEVTPVLLELQKLPELVHATLSTPNPDNQVTIKVVEDPQAEVSIDLLAEPSNPPPQDTLSWLPALWSFLWGDYKGEEKDRAPGEKGEEKEEDEDYPSEEIEGEDQEDKEEDEEEQALWFNGTTDNWDQGWLAPRDWVFKDSVSYDYEPQKEWSPWSPCSGNCSTGKQQRTRPCGYGCTITETRTCDLPSCPGTEDKDTLGLPSEEWKLLAHNATDMHDQDVDSCEKWLNCKSDFLIKYLSQMMRDLPSCPCAYPPEAMDSPVSLQDEHQGRSFRWRDASGPRERLDIYQPTARFCLRSMLSGESSTLAVQHCCYDEDSRLLTRGKGAGMPNLISTDFSPKLHFKFDTTPWILCKGDWSRLHAVLPPNNGRACTDNPLEEEYVAQLQEAKEY, from the exons ATGCGTGCGCTCCGCGACCGACCCGGGCTCCTCCTCTGCGTGCTGCTGCTGGCGGCGCTGCTGGCGGCGGCGCGAGGGCTCCCCGTGAAGAAGCCGCGGCTCCGCGGACCACGGCCTGGGAGCCTCACGAGGCTCGCAGAG gtctcagcctccccagatcCTAGGCCtctgaaggaagaggaggaggcaccACTGCTCCCCAGAACCCACCTGCAGGCAGAGCCACACCAACATGGACGCTGGACTGTCACTGAGCCAGCAGCCATGACCCCAGGCAATGCCACCCCTCCCAGGACCCCAGAGGTTACTCCGTTGCGGCTGGAGCTGCAGAAGCTTCCGGGATTGGCCAACACAACCTTGAGTACCCCTAACCCTGATACCCAG gcttcagcctccccagATCCTAGGCCtctgagggaagaggaggaggcacgACTGCTCCCCAGAACCCACCTTCAGGCAGAGCTACACCAACATGGATGTTGGACTGTCACTGAGCCAGCAGCCCTGACCCCAGGGAATGCCACGCCTCCCAGGACCCAGGAGGTTACTCCCGTGCTGCTGGAGCTGCAGAAGCTGCCAGAATTGGTCCACGCAACCTTGAGTACCCCTAACCCTGATAACCAG GTGACCATCAAGGTGGTGGAGGACCCCCAGGCCGAGGTGTCGATAGACCTGTTGGCTGAGCCCAGCAATCCCCCGCCCCAGGATACCCTTAGCTGGCTGCCCGCCCTCTGGTCCTTCCTCTGGGGAGACtacaaaggagaggaaaaagacaGGGCCccaggggagaagggggaggaaaaggaggaagacgAGGATTATCCTTCAGAGGAAATCGAGGGTGAGGATCAAGAGGACaaagaggaagatgaggaagagCAGGCGCTCTGGTTCAATGGAACTACAGACAACTGGGACCAGGGCTGGCTGGCCCCCAGGGATTGGGTCTTCAAGGATTCTGTCAGCTACG ACTATGAGCCTCAGAAGGAGTGGAGTCCCTGGTCTCCCTGCAGTGGGAACTGCAGCACTGGCAAGCAGCAGAGGACTCGGCCCTGTGGCTATGGCTGCACTATCACCGAGACCCGTACCTGTGACCTGCCCTCCTGTCCTG GCACTGAGGACAAGGACACCTTGGGCCTCCCCAGTGAGGAGTGGAAGCTCCTGGCCCACAATGCTACGGACATGCATGATCAAG ATGTGGACAGCTGTGAGAAGTGGCTGAACTGCAAGAGCGACTTCCTAATCAAGTATCTGAGCCAGATGATGCGGGACCTGCCCAGCTGCCCGTGTGCCTACCCACCGGAGGCCATGGACAGCCCTGTGAGCCTACAGGACGAGCACCAGGGCCGCAGCTTCCGGTGGAGGGATGCCAGTGGCCCTCGCGAGCGCCTGGACATCTACCAGCCCACGGCGCGCTTCTGCCTGCGTTCCATGCTGTCTGGGGAGAGCAGCACACTGGCCGTCCAGCACTGCTGCTATGACGAGGACAGCCGGCTGCTGACCCGTGGCAAGGGTGCCGGCATGCCCAACCTCATCAGCACTGACTTCTCACCTAAGCTGCACTTCAAGTTCGACACGACGCCCTGGATCCTGTGCAAGGGGGACTGGAGCCGCCTCCACGCTGTGCTCCCCCCCAACAACGGCCGAGCCTGCACCGACAACCCCCTGGAGGAGGAGTACGTAGCACAGTTGCAGGAGGCCAAGGAGTACTAG